The sequence GAAAGAGGTTTACAAAAATTCCTTCTTTTAACTTTAAAGATGGATGAGATATTGAAATTTGATATCCTAATTCTTTGGTTTTTTTTTTGGCTTTTGGAATTGCATAATCCGAAAATAAATACAAACCTAAGGCTAGGAGTAATGTTAGACCTAAAATAGGGATCATAATACGAAAAAGGGAAATTCCAGAAGATTTAATAGCGATAAGTTCTTGTTTTTCTGAAATTTCTCCATAAGTAATGATGGAACTCCACAATATCGAAATAGGCACTACTAATGGAATAATCGTAATTACAAAATAAAATAAAAATCTTATGAGGATGAAGATATGAATGTTTTTCCCTGTTAATTCGTCAGTTTTACTCCAAAAAAATTGAACTAGAGATACAAAAATTACCGAAAAAAAAGTGAATAAAAAAGGAACTATAAATAAACGAATCATATATAGATCCAATTTTTTTAGTTTTATCATTGCTCTACCTTTTTTTAAAGATAAGAAAAGTATTTTACTCATTTTTCATCCGGATACGGTAAAAAGAAGTATTCATTGTTTTTATTTTCTCCATAAAAATCAACTATTTTTTGAATATCTGATAGGTCTATAAAAGGACCTTGTAACCGTATTAACTCATTTTTATTGGAAAATAAAAGGTCTCCTCTTCCAATTAATTGTTCCGCTCCTGTACAGTCTAGAATAGTTCTAGAATCTATTTTAGAACTAACTCTAAATGCAATTCTTTCTGTAAAATTAGATTTAATTAATCCAGTAATCACATCAACCGATGGTCGTTGTGTAGCAATGATCAAATGAATTCCTACAGCACGGGATAACTGTGCTAAGCGGGTAATATATATTTCTATTTTTTTTTTTTGGAAAGATAGACTTAAATCTGAAAATTCATCAATAATTAGGATAATGTAAGGCAAATGATATTTTTTGTATTTTCCATTGTATTCTTTAATATTTCTAACCATAGATTTTTCTAAAAGATCGTATCGTTTATCCATCTCTTTGCATAAAGCATTTAAGATTTTTTTTACTTCATGTATGTTTGTAATGATAGGGTCTATGGAATTAGGCAACATAGCAAAATAAGATTTAGAAATTTTTTTGTAGACAGATAATTCTACTTTTTTTGGATCAATCAAAATAAATTTTAAATCTTCTGGATTTTTTTTACATAACAAGAATACAATCACAGCATTTAACCATACGGATTTTCCTTGTCCGGTTGATCCTGCTATAAGTAAATGAGGCATTTTTGCTAGATCTACAATAAAAATTTCATTAAATACGGTTTGTCCTAAGAAAATGGGAAGTTCCATATTATGACTTTTATTTAAACTCTCTTCCGAGTAAAGAATGTTTCTCATATATACGGTAGAACGTTGATTATTTGGAACTTCTATTCCTACGGATCCTTTTCCAGGTATAGGCGCTATAATTCTTATCCCTAAAGAATATAAATTTAAAGCCATTTCATTTTCCAAGTTTTTTATTTTTGAAATACGAACACCTACCTTAGGAAATATTTCGTACAAAGTTATATTAGGTCCTATAGTGTACTTTATTTTATCTATTCCTATGTTATAATGGTTAAGTATTTGAATAATTTTATTTTTATTCTTTTCTACTAAATTTTTTTCATTTTTATAGATTATAATACTGGTACTACTTTCTTTATTGGAAAAAAAAGGATGATTTTCCATAGAAAATTTCTTTTTTTCATGATGAAAAAAATTTTTTTTTGAACGTTTGAATAGAAAATCCCTATTTTCGTTTAAAGTTTGTTTTCTAATATTTTTTTTTTTTATACGTAACATGATATAAAGAATAAAGATACTAGTAACTAGTATTCCTAGTCCTACTTTTCCAAATAAACCAATCAAAAAAATACCGATTTCA comes from Blattabacterium sp. (Mastotermes darwiniensis) str. MADAR and encodes:
- a CDS encoding DNA translocase FtsK 4TM domain-containing protein → MYKNFHKKNIIETIFGFFLLGNSIFLFLSFFSFLFHWKNDQSQIGKFLDEGIVVENLLGKIGATISHYLIYCGIGISAFFFPLLLLLIGLRIFFVGKLILKIYQSIMHKFLFFSLWFPITFYLFFPKNGILSGIFGFEIGIFLIGLFGKVGLGILVTSIFILYIMLRIKKKNIRKQTLNENRDFLFKRSKKNFFHHEKKKFSMENHPFFSNKESSTSIIIYKNEKNLVEKNKNKIIQILNHYNIGIDKIKYTIGPNITLYEIFPKVGVRISKIKNLENEMALNLYSLGIRIIAPIPGKGSVGIEVPNNQRSTVYMRNILYSEESLNKSHNMELPIFLGQTVFNEIFIVDLAKMPHLLIAGSTGQGKSVWLNAVIVFLLCKKNPEDLKFILIDPKKVELSVYKKISKSYFAMLPNSIDPIITNIHEVKKILNALCKEMDKRYDLLEKSMVRNIKEYNGKYKKYHLPYIILIIDEFSDLSLSFQKKKIEIYITRLAQLSRAVGIHLIIATQRPSVDVITGLIKSNFTERIAFRVSSKIDSRTILDCTGAEQLIGRGDLLFSNKNELIRLQGPFIDLSDIQKIVDFYGENKNNEYFFLPYPDEK